TGCCCTGGACAAGCCACGGGCCAACCCCAGGGCTCTGGGGGCACAGACACCCCCCACCACGTCGTACCCGGTTGCAGTCCTCCAGGAAGCTGGGGAGGTCGCTGTCCGTGGGCTGGAAGCTAATGAGGTCCGAGTGACCCTCCTCCTCCATTAGGAGGAGCCCTTCCGCATCATCTCGGGACACTGTGGGGACAAAAGCCTGTCCCTCACCTTGGGGCCAGACTTCTGGGGGCCTTTCCTTGCCTTGCAGATGACGCAAAACTTCCTGTTTCGAGGTGTCCTCTCCCCGCACCCCATTGACTGCTGTTGCCGCAGGGAGATCAGAGCCATTTTCCAAGGGAGGGATCCATGGAGGCTCTTTCTAGTTGTAGCCCCAAGGAAGGGGAATGACCCACACCCACCTCGTGTCCACACCAAACCTTTGCCCTCACCCTGATTCAGGTCATCGTGCAGGGATCCAGTGTGGCTAGGACTGGAGGGGGGGATCTCAGAGCCAGGCATGTCACCATTGGGCGTGAGGGAGATGTGACAATTCCAGCCCGTCTCCAGGCCCATCTTTTCTGCAAACACCTGCACCGGGCAGATGGCAATGAACAGATGGGCCCAAAAGGCCGTGGGGAAAAGGGTCAGTGGGAGCAGTGGGGGGGGGGCGCTCCCCCACCTTGCTTTTGAGCTCATCCTCCAAAGAGAAGTAGACGAAGCGGATGCAGGCATTGACCAGCCCGTCAATGAGGCGCACGATGTCCAGCCGGGCCTGGTACTGGGAGGACACCATGCCCATGAAGATCTGCCCGCTCAGGGCCTGCATGCAGTCTTCCTTCTCCAGCACCTCCCCGATCCCTTCTTCAGGAGGCACAAGGCACAGAGCCCGGCCAGGACACGGCCCAGGCAGGACACCCAGGAGCCGGCAGATTGCAGGAGGCAGCACGGGGCCACACATGCAGATGCCATGCCCAAATCAAGAAGCACGTGGGCCCCAGGGGACCACACACGcagccacacacatgcacaaccaAGACATAAAGAAGCCAACAGACACAggggaaaagacaaggaaaggtACTCATCAGTCAGGTGACAATGCCTGGTCCAGGGCTAGGGGGTGGGGTCCAGGGCTAGGGGGTGGGCCCCACCCTCAGCAATGGCTTCAGTTCATGGTCTCTGGGGTCATGAGACCCCAGAAAGCTGTGTGTTTGGcggagtggggaggggtgagtGGAGCCCTGAGTCCCTCTGCTCCAGCAGGCTTTGGGACCCCGTCCTTTGTCTGACTCAAGTAAGGCTAATGCTCTATACACGCTACTGCTTTATAACCTTCAAAGAAAGCACTTTGCTATATGTCATCCCACTGGAGCGACACGATGAACCCGTGAGCAGGGCACACAAAGCACCTGGTTATAGATGAGAATAAGGGACTCGCCCATGTCACCAGACAGTGAGAGCCACTGCGGTGTTCCAGGTCCAGTGCTGCCTGCTGTCCCCTCTGCTACGATCTGGTCCAGGCCGCTGGGAGCCCTCCCGGCCCCTGGCCCCCGGGGACAGGGCCCACAGTACCGTCTGAGCTCCAGCTGCCGCGGCGGGCACTCAACTTGATGGGAATGGTGCTGGGCAGCTCGCACGTGGTGAAGATGCTGCTCTGGCCGGGCGCCTGCACTAGCTCGATGCACTTGCCGTTGAGCTGGGACGACAGGGCGCAGCTCATGGGCTTGTAGGCGAAGGCAGAGCAGTAACCAGACAGGCAGGCTCGCTGGTAGAAATCCAGCACTTTCTTTCTGCCGGGGAACCGGGGTGGGAGTGAGGTGAGTGGTCCTGGGATGCCCCACCCCTGGGAGCCGGGCAGGCAGACCACCAGAGCTGACTGCTCTCGCCCCTGGCATCTGCTTCCTTACCTACCTGTCGGAACCCGAAAGAGGGTAGATGTCGGCTCCATCCCAGAAGTCTGTGCAGGCCTCCAAGACCACGTCGGCCGTGCCGTGGGACAGCATCTGTTCTGTGCCTGACGGCagtggtggggagaggaaggccAAGCCATGAGTGCCCAAGCCACCTCACCTCCGGGGACATACTGCCACCCTTGAGAAGGGCACTAAAGGAGTCCCTGGGGGATGGGAACTCCCCAGGCCTCATGACAGCAAACCTGTAGGCAAGGCCACTGGGTGCATAATGCAGGCTCTAAGCTGCTGGTCCTCCAGACAGTCCCATCATCTGTGGCCACCACCATCCCAGCCCCCGTCCCCGAAGCCAATCTCTGCCACGTTTGAGATCTCGGGAAGAATCTAATGCTCGTCGGCCCAGCGCTCCCTAAAAAAAGACACCCTAAAAagagccccgccccgcccagctTCTGGGAGGTTTGGCCTGATGCGGGTGGAGCCGGGGAGGCTCACTGGTGGTGGTGTCCTTGATGAAGAGGCTGATCATGTGGCTGAGTGGGGGGCGCCGCTTGGTGACACAGGAGAGCCTCCCCAGCGAGGTCTCCTTCATGGTCTCGGCGCTGGGGAGGCGGTAGAGCGCAAGGTGGTTCCCCTGCTTGAAGAGCTCCTTGGCCCCGGGAGTGAAGCCTGCAGGAGGAGGGACGGCACAGGGCCTCTGGGAGGAAGCCCACCCCCACACACCACCCTCCCTGGCGGGGAGGGAACCCCAGTCAGGCTGGGCGGCTTCCCTCCCCACGTCCATCCCACAGGCAGTTATCTTCCCGGATGAGGAAGCGCCGTCAAGCGGCGGTGCCTGGTGAAAGGGGAtgatcagggaattccctggcggtccagtggctaggactctgcgTTCTCAtggctgagggcccgggttcaatccctggtcggggaactaaaatcccacaagcctcgtggcACGGCCCCCCCAAATAAAGGGGGTCGATCAGAAGCCCAAAGGGTTGCTGGTGCTCTTGACCAAGGCCACGTCCGGACCTGGCATGTTTGGAGCCCGGGGCCCAGCCTCCTGGAAGAGGCCAGCAGCTAGCCCAGCCGCCACCCCTGCGGTGGCCGCGTACCAATGAGGCGGGCGAGCTCGCAGAGGCCCCAGGGCACGTGCACGGGCAGCACGGTGCtgtggctctcctgcagggcgaTGTTGCACAGGTGGTCTGAGAACCGGCACAGCCGCTCGGTGACGCTGGCGTTGCACAGATTCAGCAGCACGTTGAGGCCCAGGGGCTTGAGGGATGTGAGGTGGAGCTGCCAGTTGGAGTCATCGAACTGGATGCAGGAGGGATTCTGCTGGTCCTGGGACAGGCTCAGCATCTCCAGGTGGTAGTCACACACGAAGTCCTCGGCTTCATAGGGCTCGCCCTCCAGCCCATGCTGGGCCTGGAGGAAACGTGGAGGGGAAGAGGGGCCTCAGACTGGGAGGGATGCGGCTGGCGCCCCAGAGAGAAGGCCCCGCCTCCCAGCAGGGCGTGCTCGTGCTCacgctctcccctccctctcgaAACCCCTTCCCCGTCCTTCCCGGCTCCTGGCTGCTTCTAGGATCTGTGCCCAACAACACTGTCACCAGCTCAGAGGAGGTTGTCCAGACCAAGCAAGAAACAACGAAGCACCTTTCTCAGCCAGGGGAAACATTTTTAGAAGGAGCCACTGGCTTTCTgtcttttgtacttttttttttgcttttggccgagtggcatgtaggatcttagttcgaTGGAACCCGCgactcctgcagtggaagtgctggaaccactggaccaccagggaagtcccggctcTCTGTCTCTTGAAGGTTGTGACTAGGAGGAAGGGCCTTGCCCCAACCGATTACCACCATCAGAGAAACCCGGAAAATGCGGAAGGGCCTACTTCACGGAAAAGCCATGGGCGAGGCCTCAGGAGGTCCGAGAACAGAGGCCACGACCCCTGTGCTTCGGGCTCCATCCATCCAGGCTGGGCTGCACCCCTGTGGCCCCTTCGGCGGGGGAGGCCAGGACGCCCTGCGGCTGACAAGCGGGCTGCTCTCCGCCCTCTCCCCTCACCTTGCCGGGGTCTTCTTCACCGCCCTCTATGTCCCTGCTGAAGCTCACGCTGGAGCCGGACAGGTGTTTGCTGCGGCCGTGTGCTCTGTGGTAAGAGGAGGGCTCGGGGGCCTTGGGGCCGTCGCCTGGCCAGTTGCCGCGCTCCTGCTCATTGGAAAGGTGCAGGGTAGGGTTCAGGGAGCCGGCCAGGAGGGCGTCTCGTTCATGGGGCTGAGGAGAGCAAGGAGCACAGGCCTCGGACCGGCGTCCCGACGGCTGCCATGGGCCAGCGAGGCAGGGCTGTTTTGTCCCCTCAGCGCGTCATCTCCGAAGCAGGTCCTGAGGCCTGAGCCCTCCTCCCCGCTCCTCGCCTCGCCCTCCCTGAGGCTACCAGCCAGGCCCGGGCCatacctcctcctccacctcggGATGGCAAAAGGAGCGGGTGGACAGGTCATCTGTTAGGTCCTCGTGGCTGCTGTGCGGTGGCTCCACCTTTCCGCTGAAGAACAGCACGGTCTCCGGGCTGGGGTTGGGCCATGACAGGATCCCCTGTTTGTCCACACAGCACAGGACCTGCAGGGAGAGATGAGGACCGGGAACGGGCCTTGGAGGTCCCCGAGCCACCAGGGGCCGCTTAAGTGACCAGACACGGCCAGAGAGCAGCCTGTCGAGGCCAGGTCCTCCCATGGGGCCTCCCTCACCGTGACAGAGCCCAGGCTGTGCAGCAGGCTGGAGCTGTGGCTCAGCGTAGGAGACGTCCCCTGGATCACCCGCAGGAAGTGGCCCCAAATGCAGCGCAGCATTTCCTGAGGGCAGAGACAAAGCCCGCGAGGCCAGCTGGGGCTTGGCCATATTTCCCTGGAGATGGCCTCTGGGGCCGACAGAGGAAACAGTCCGGGGAGCACCAGGAAGTTGGGTGGAAAAGCCTGTGTCCAGCACGGCAGTGACACATTACCCATGTGGGATGGGTGGACTGAGGGGCTCCAAGAGCCCGTGGGAGGCTCAAAGCCCATAAAGTAGGGGAGTCCTAGGGTTCCAGCAGGGGCCCTAGGGAGCGCGGGCTGGGGGTATGGAGCCTGGAGCAGAATCCATCCTGGGTGAGTGTACCTGAGAGGAGACGGCTTCGGTATAGCTGCTCAGAGTGTCCTCCGAGAACTTGGCCAGCTGTGCGGAGAAGAGGGGGTGAGCCTCGGGGAGGAAACTGCCAGCCTCTCACAGGCCTCcgagctggtgggtggggcctcgTGCCAGCAAGGCTCCCAACGCCTTTGGTGAAGGACTCCTGGGCAGCCCTCGAATCCCCCGTCTGCTGACAGCCTGGGTGGACACTCAGCCACCCCTTGGGCCTGGTCTAGAGACCCTTCTGGCTGGAGAGGGCAAAGCCCTCGGAGAGCTGCCCAGGCCCTGCCTGTCGCTGGGCCACagggtaggggtggggctggaCTTCTGCCCTGTCTGCTGGGGCACAGCCGACTCTTTTCATTCCTGTCTTCGGTTCTTTTTGCACTGTCCCCCGACCCCCACCCGCCCCGATGCCTCGGAACAACCTACCAGGGAGCTGGGGGAAGCCTTGCTCATCTGGGCCAGGACACGGGCTTCTCCACAGGCAGTTGCCAGGACCCAGAGCACAGGGAAGAGCAAGGGGAGGATGGGCAGGACGCCATTCACCTGGGAAGGAGCGAGCCACACTGAGGCTCCCTGAGATTTGCTGgcggatggagggagggaagggcttCCCCGGCCCTGGGGCCCTCCCCTGAGTAAAAAGGACAGctaggggcaggaagggagggagggaggcaggcgcTCTGAAGCTAAGCCTAAGAGACCCCTGGGCTGCAGAGAGGGAGGGGCAGTCAGGGCACCACAAGGGGACGCAGTCTCAGGGGAAAGAGAAAAGCGCCACAGAGAGCAGAGGGCGGTCGTCACCTGCAGCTGGAGGAGGGTGTACTGCCAGGTCGTGACCCCAGGGGCATTCAGCATGAAGCGCAGGGCGTTGGTGATGAGGAAGCCGGCCTGTCAGGAACAGGAGAGATGCTGCCTTATCCCCTCCAGAGAGGGACCCAGGCTCTAAGGCTCCCCGTCTTCTGCCCACTCACAGCCCCGCCCCCGGCACTGGCCGGCTCACGCTGGGACCCTCTAGTCTTCACTCACACGCTCCTCGGAGTCTGGCCCCCAGGCTCCCCCATTTCctggccctccccctgccctgtgcGGCCCCGCCTCACGCACCAGGACCACGGGCACCGCGTAGTGCAGCATCACTGACTGCACCGTGAACCTCTCGTTGTCCAGAGCGGTGACTGGGCGGGACAGGGCCATGTCCAGGCACCACCTGCAGAAAGAGGTGATACTAACTTGGGCGAGCCCTGCTCAGAGGAGAGGCCAGAAGCCCACCCCTCCACCGAGCATCACTGGGTCCTGCAATTCCCTCCTATTCCTTGGCCCCGGCCGAGTGGCCTCCTGGTCACTGTGGCCAGCGGCTCGTGGCAGCCTCTGAAGCTGCCCCCTCGGAGTTCAGACTGAGATGGGGTCAATCACCCAGTCGAGGAATTCTCACAAGACACTAAAGAGAAGACCCTCCGGAGATGCCTGCGCTAAGGGACCTCAGTATGGACAAGGTTCCTTCCTGTCACCGGCCCCACCACGCCCCCTGCTCACAGGAGGCACGGAGGCCGAGAAGTCAGGGGACAGGAGGAAGGCAGGGGGGCGCCCTCACCTGATGTTGTCAATCACAGGGGTCTCAAGGACGCGGAAGAGCCGGTGCTGCTGGGGGTTCTGTGGCCCTTTCTTCACTTCTCcccggggggaggggggtggagagAAAGGTGGAAACAGGTCTCCCGGCTCCAAGACGATGTGCTCATCATCCTGCCAGCGACGAAGGGGAGGAGGTCGAGGGTGATTAATGGGTTCCATGGAAGCCGTCTTCCTTGACCGTTCTGGCTAAGTGGAGACATCTCATTGGGTTAGGGACCATCAGTTAGCAAGGAGCCAgttagggtggggcctgggggacTGGATTCCTAGCAGCTTGAGGATcagacagaagaaagaacaggACAAGGAGAAAGATGTTCCAGCTTTTCTCCATTCTCCTGGAGCCCTTGCCAAGAAACCCATGAGCTGGGCAGGAAGCATCAGGATTAAGCCCAGGGACCCTCCCACCATTGCCGGTGGACACTCCCACAGCATTTCCAGGGAAGGAGAAAAGCCTCCAGCTACCTTGATCCCCCTCAGAGAAGCAAACGATTCTTGGCCAGGCCTCAGAGCTATGATGTCTCCTTCTACCAACAGGCTAACTGGCAGGTTGACCAGATGTCCATCTCTGTAGGCCCAGTGTAGGGACCAGGATGGTGCAAAGGGCATGTGGAGGTCTGGGTACATGGCATCTAGCCACTTGATCTCCTTGCCATCCCTGAGGGCATCTGATGAGAATGGAAAGAGGGAAACAGCCTCACCCATTGGATCCACACACCAGCCAGATCCAGCACACAGCTGTGAAGCTGTGTCTGCTCTTCTCCCGTCCCCAGAAGGCCTGCATCAGCCCACGCCACTCATTCCCACACTTCCCCTCTACAAGGTCACCTCCCAACCACCCCAGTGCAGGCACCTGCACCTCCTCTGAACACCTGAAGCTCCTATTCTTTGTACCCCCCTTCCATTCAAATACATTTTGCTAACTTTGCTAAGGGCTTTGAGGGGTGTGCTGAGCTTTGTGAGGGGGACAAACGTCAAAGGTTAAGCCAATTTGGTCCCTGG
Above is a genomic segment from Mesoplodon densirostris isolate mMesDen1 chromosome 18, mMesDen1 primary haplotype, whole genome shotgun sequence containing:
- the TMEM94 gene encoding transmembrane protein 94 isoform X3 translates to MDLKEKHAGEAPLALGLSTRKALSILKEQLEAVLDGHLKEQKKCLTWKELWRSSFLYHSNRCSCFHWPGASLMLLAVLLLLGCCGGQPAGSHGVELVNASALFLLLLLNLILIGRQDRLKRREVERRLRGIIDQIQDALRDGKEIKWLDAMYPDLHMPFAPSWSLHWAYRDGHLVNLPVSLLVEGDIIALRPGQESFASLRGIKDDEHIVLEPGDLFPPFSPPPSPRGEVKKGPQNPQQHRLFRVLETPVIDNIRWCLDMALSRPVTALDNERFTVQSVMLHYAVPVVLAGFLITNALRFMLNAPGVTTWQYTLLQLQVNGVLPILPLLFPVLWVLATACGEARVLAQMSKASPSSLLAKFSEDTLSSYTEAVSSQEMLRCIWGHFLRVIQGTSPTLSHSSSLLHSLGSVTVLCCVDKQGILSWPNPSPETVLFFSGKVEPPHSSHEDLTDDLSTRSFCHPEVEEEPHERDALLAGSLNPTLHLSNEQERGNWPGDGPKAPEPSSYHRAHGRSKHLSGSSVSFSRDIEGGEEDPGKAQHGLEGEPYEAEDFVCDYHLEMLSLSQDQQNPSCIQFDDSNWQLHLTSLKPLGLNVLLNLCNASVTERLCRFSDHLCNIALQESHSTVLPVHVPWGLCELARLIGFTPGAKELFKQGNHLALYRLPSAETMKETSLGRLSCVTKRRPPLSHMISLFIKDTTTSTEQMLSHGTADVVLEACTDFWDGADIYPLSGSDRKKVLDFYQRACLSGYCSAFAYKPMSCALSSQLNGKCIELVQAPGQSSIFTTCELPSTIPIKLSARRGSWSSDEGIGEVLEKEDCMQALSGQIFMGMVSSQYQARLDIVRLIDGLVNACIRFVYFSLEDELKSKVFAEKMGLETGWNCHISLTPNGDMPGSEIPPSSPSHTGSLHDDLNQVSRDDAEGLLLMEEEGHSDLISFQPTDSDLPSFLEDCNRAKLPRGIHQVRPHLQNIDNVPLLVPLFTDCTPETMCEMIKIMQEYGEVTCCLGSSANLRNSCLFLQSDISIALDPLYPSRCSWETFGYATSTSMAQASDGLSPLQLSGQLNSLPCSLTFRQEETISIIRLIEQARHATYGIRKCFLFLLQCQLTLVVIQNLIVLPGFSWFSSSLAWSSCRQS
- the TMEM94 gene encoding transmembrane protein 94 isoform X1, with protein sequence MDLKEKHAGEAPLALGLSTRKALSILKEQLEAVLDGHLKEQKKCLTWKELWRSSFLYHSNRCSCFHWPGASLMLLAVLLLLGCCGGQPAGSHGVELVNASALFLLLLLNLILIGRQDRLKRREVERRLRGIIDQIQDALRDGKEIKWLDAMYPDLHMPFAPSWSLHWAYRDGHLVNLPVSLLVEGDIIALRPGQESFASLRGIKDDEHIVLEPGDLFPPFSPPPSPRGEVKKGPQNPQQHRLFRVLETPVIDNIRWCLDMALSRPVTALDNERFTVQSVMLHYAVPVVLAGFLITNALRFMLNAPGVTTWQYTLLQLQVNGVLPILPLLFPVLWVLATACGEARVLAQMSKASPSSLLAKFSEDTLSSYTEAVSSQEMLRCIWGHFLRVIQGTSPTLSHSSSLLHSLGSVTVLCCVDKQGILSWPNPSPETVLFFSGKVEPPHSSHEDLTDDLSTRSFCHPEVEEEPHERDALLAGSLNPTLHLSNEQERGNWPGDGPKAPEPSSYHRAHGRSKHLSGSSVSFSRDIEGGEEDPGKAQHGLEGEPYEAEDFVCDYHLEMLSLSQDQQNPSCIQFDDSNWQLHLTSLKPLGLNVLLNLCNASVTERLCRFSDHLCNIALQESHSTVLPVHVPWGLCELARLIGFTPGAKELFKQGNHLALYRLPSAETMKETSLGRLSCVTKRRPPLSHMISLFIKDTTTSTEQMLSHGTADVVLEACTDFWDGADIYPLSGSDRKKVLDFYQRACLSGYCSAFAYKPMSCALSSQLNGKCIELVQAPGQSSIFTTCELPSTIPIKLSARRGSWSSDEGIGEVLEKEDCMQALSGQIFMGMVSSQYQARLDIVRLIDGLVNACIRFVYFSLEDELKSKVFAEKMGLETGWNCHISLTPNGDMPGSEIPPSSPSHTGSLHDDLNQVSRDDAEGLLLMEEEGHSDLISFQPTDSDLPSFLEDCNRAKLPRGIHQVRPHLQNIDNVPLLVPLFTDCTPETMCEMIKIMQEYGEVTCCLGSSANLRNSCLFLQSDISIALDPLYPSRCSWETFGYATSTSMAQASDGLSPLQLSGQLNSLPCSLTFRQEETISIIRLIEQARHATYGIRKCFLFLLQCQLTLVVIQFLSCLVQLPPVLSTTDILWLSCFCYPLLSISLLGKPPHSSIMSMATGKNLQSIPKKTQHYFLLCFLLKFSLTISSCLICFGFTLQSFCDSSRVRNLTNCSSIMLPSHAETAPAWFDDLANGLLPAQKLVTALTVLHTVFISITHVHRTKPLWRKSPLTNLWWAVTVPVVLLGQVVQTAVDLQLWTHRDSHVHFGLEDVPLLTWLLGCLSLVLVVVTNEIVKLHEIRVRVRYQKRQKLQFETKLGMNSPF
- the TMEM94 gene encoding transmembrane protein 94 isoform X2 → MDLKEKHAGEAPLALGLSTRKALSILKEQLEAVLDGHLKEQKKCLTWKELWRSSFLYHSNRCSCFHWPGASLMLLAVLLLLGCCGGQPAGSHGVELVNASALFLLLLLNLILIGRQDRLKRREVERRLRGIIDQIQDALRDGKEIKWLDAMYPDLHMPFAPSWSLHWAYRDGHLVNLPVSLLVEGDIIALRPGQESFASLRGIKDDEHIVLEPGDLFPPFSPPPSPRGEVKKGPQNPQQHRLFRVLETPVIDNIRWCLDMALSRPVTALDNERFTVQSVMLHYAVPVVLAGFLITNALRFMLNAPGVTTWQYTLLQLQVNGVLPILPLLFPVLWVLATACGEARVLAQMSKASPSSLLAKFSEDTLSSYTEAVSSQEMLRCIWGHFLRVIQGTSPTLSHSSSLLHSLGSVTVLCCVDKQGILSWPNPSPETVLFFSGKVEPPHSSHEDLTDDLSTRSFCHPEVEEEPHERDALLAGSLNPTLHLSNEQERGNWPGDGPKAPEPSSYHRAHGRSKHLSGSSVSFSRDIEGGEEDPGKAQHGLEGEPYEAEDFVCDYHLEMLSLSQDQQNPSCIQFDDSNWQLHLTSLKPLGLNVLLNLCNASVTERLCRFSDHLCNIALQESHSTVLPVHVPWGLCELARLIGFTPGAKELFKQGNHLALYRLPSAETMKETSLGRLSCVTKRRPPLSHMISLFIKDTTTSTEQMLSHGTADVVLEACTDFWDGADIYPLSGSDRKKVLDFYQRACLSGYCSAFAYKPMSCALSSQLNGKCIELVQAPGQSSIFTTCELPSTIPIKLSARRGSWSSDGIGEVLEKEDCMQALSGQIFMGMVSSQYQARLDIVRLIDGLVNACIRFVYFSLEDELKSKVFAEKMGLETGWNCHISLTPNGDMPGSEIPPSSPSHTGSLHDDLNQVSRDDAEGLLLMEEEGHSDLISFQPTDSDLPSFLEDCNRAKLPRGIHQVRPHLQNIDNVPLLVPLFTDCTPETMCEMIKIMQEYGEVTCCLGSSANLRNSCLFLQSDISIALDPLYPSRCSWETFGYATSTSMAQASDGLSPLQLSGQLNSLPCSLTFRQEETISIIRLIEQARHATYGIRKCFLFLLQCQLTLVVIQFLSCLVQLPPVLSTTDILWLSCFCYPLLSISLLGKPPHSSIMSMATGKNLQSIPKKTQHYFLLCFLLKFSLTISSCLICFGFTLQSFCDSSRVRNLTNCSSIMLPSHAETAPAWFDDLANGLLPAQKLVTALTVLHTVFISITHVHRTKPLWRKSPLTNLWWAVTVPVVLLGQVVQTAVDLQLWTHRDSHVHFGLEDVPLLTWLLGCLSLVLVVVTNEIVKLHEIRVRVRYQKRQKLQFETKLGMNSPF